A stretch of DNA from Bacillus sp. NP157:
GCGCGCCGTGGCATGCCTGCCTGGGCAAACACCCGCGCGAGGTCGGACGGCCAGTACTCGTACACCTGCACGTGCGTCGTCGCGCTGTCGTAGGGCGGACACGCCGGCTTGCCGCTGCGGTTGTCGATCACCACCGGCCGGTGCACGGTGCTGACCCGGATCGGCGACTTGCCGGGGATGAACCACGTGCGACCGACCTGGGGGCACCACGCGTTGGGCAGGTCGCCGCTGGCCAGGCAGATCGGCACCCGGCGCAGGTTCGGCGGGTTGCGGTGGATCGGCTCGACCATGCCCGGCCGCTCCGCGCGCAAGGCGTCGGCGATGCGGAAGAACAGCGGTGCCGCCGCGTCGACGCCGACGAACGCCGGGTTGCCTGCGCCGTCGAAATTACCGATCCAGACGACCAGCACGTACGGGCCGAACGCACCAGCCGTCCACGCATCGCGGAAACCCCACGACGTTCCCGTCTTCCAGTACACCGGCAGCCGCGAGGGCTGCGCCGCGACAACATCGTCCGGGCGTGGGTTCTGCCGCAGCATGTCCATCACCATGAAGCTGGCTTCTTCGCTTAGCAGGCGCGTGCCCTGCGTGCGTGGCTGCGTTGCCAGCGTGCGCAGGGGGCGCAGTTCGCCACGGTTCGCCAGCATGGCGTAGAGCCCGGCCAGCTCCTGCATCGTGACTTCACCCCCGCCCAGCACGAGGGCCAGGCCGTAGTGTTGCTCGGTCTGCATGCGCGAAATGCCGGCATCGCGCAGGAACTGGTAGAGGCTTGGGCTGGACAGGCGCGAGGCCACCTGCACGGCGGGGATGTTGCGGCTGCGCACGAGCGCCTGCGTCGCCGTCACCGGCCCAAGGAAGCGACCGTCGAAGTTCTCCGGCGTGTACGGGCCGAACGCCGATGGCACGTCGCGCAGCACGGTCTCGGGATGCAGCACGCCCTGGTCGAAGCCGAGCGCGTAGATGAAGGGCTTCAGGGTCGAGCCCGGCGATCGTTTGGCCTGGGTACCGTTGACCTGGCCAAGGATCGACGCGTCGAAATAGTCGGCGGAGCCCACCATCGCCTTGACGCCCATGTCGCGGGTATCGATCAACACGGCGGCGGCGTTGCGAATGCCGCGGGCGCTGGCATGGGTGATGTACCGGCGCACCTGTCGCTCGAGGCTATGCTGCAGACCGAGGTCGAGCGTCGTGGTGACGCGCATCTCGTCATTGCCGTCCAGCCGCCTCTCGGCGAGCACCTGTTCGACGAAGTGCGGCGCTTCGAACGGCAGGCGCGATAGCGGGCGCAGCCGCAGCGGAAGGTCGAACAGTGCATGCGAGGCGCTGTCCGCCGGATGCCGTGCCACCCAACGTTCGTACAGGCGGTCGCGCGACGCCTTCAGCGCCTTGTCGATCACGCCCACGCCGTTCGCATTGCCCGGCAGGCCGCGCGCCGGCTCCTGCGGGATCACTGCAAGGGTCAATGCCTCGGGCAGGCTGAGCCGCGCGGGTGGCTTGCCGAAGTAGGCGAGGCTCGCCGCACCGGCGCCCTCCACGTTGCGGCCATATGGCGCCGCGTTGAGGTAGGCCTCGAGGATGTCGTGCTTGGAGTACTGCAACTCGAGCTGGACGGCGCGCAGCACCTGGACAACCTTGCCACGCGGGCTACGCGTGTCCAGGTGCCAGAGCAGGCGCGCGAGCTGCATGGTCAGCGTGGAACCACCCTGCGGGTTGCCGCCGCGCACGTAGGTCACCCACGCGCCACGCGCCAGTCCCCATGCCGAGACACCCGGGTGCCAGCGGAACCAGCGGTCTTCGTGGAGCAGCACGCCATCGACCAGCGCGGGCGAAATGTCTTCCAGCGGCACCCACAGGCGGTAGCGGTCGTCGCTGGCCAGGGTCAGCCGGAGCAGTTGCCCGCGCGCGTCGTACACGGCGGTCGACGACGGCAACGACGCACGCAGCGGATCATGCGGCCACCACCGGCAAGCCACCGGCACGGCCGCGACCAGCAACAACGCCACAAGGGCGTTGTGCCAGCGCGGCCAGCGGAGACGCGCAAGCCATCGCCTCACGTCACGGCTTCGCTTCCACCGTGATGGAACCGCCACCCGGTGCGGTGGCCTGCTTGCCACGGTCGTACAGCGACTCCACCTGCGCCGGCGGGATCATGAACTTGCCGGCGTTGGTGGCCTTGATCCGGTAGATGAATTCCTGCACGTCGCTGGAGGCGAAGCCGTAGACGACCACGCGATCCTCGCGAACGTCGGCGTACTCAGGCTTCCAGGTCGACTCGGGGTTACCGATCGGCGAGTGCCAGGCCGGCGTAGCGTCGGCATCGGCGTCCCCGTCAGCAGCGTCGGCACCGTCGCCGTTCGCGTCGCCTTCCGTGCCTTCGTCCGACTCGTTCGCGTCGGAATCCGAGGTTGCTTCGTCCGTCGAGGCGGCGGCCTGGTCGTCTGGCGTAGCCGGTGCCGAGGTATCCAGCGCGGGTTCGAAGCCACCCGGCAGCAGGTCGGTGATGGCAATGTCCGGCACGCCGTCGCCCGTCGTCGCGCGGATGCGTACATGGACGTCCACCTCGTCGCCCACGCCGACCGTCGTGACCGGGTTGCCCTTGGTGTCGGTGTAGCTGCGAGTGATTTCCAGTCCATCCTTGCGCACCTGCGCGGAAGGCACGCGGTCGAAGCCGGCCTGGGCCACGCCATACCAGGCGGTGGCGTCACTGTCGTTGACCAGGCGCAGGCGCTGCGCGGTGGCCGGGAAGGTCGCCGACAGCAGCACGCCGTGCGCGGCACCGATCGATGTCACCGCACCGTCCTTCGCCACCGAACCGATCGAAAGCTTCGACGGGGTGCCGCCGTCCTTCGCCCACGCATCCAGCGCAAGGATGACCATGCTGGACGACAGGGTGTTGTAGTGGCCCTTGCCCAGCGGGCGCACCAGGGTATCGACTACCGACGGGGGCAGGTCCTTCGCCATCTCCGGGAAGTGCTTCGCCAACAGGTACAGCACGGTGGCATCGCGGATGCCCGGATCGTAGTAGTCCGCGTACTCGTACGCCTCGTCCGCCGGCTTGCG
This window harbors:
- the pbpC gene encoding penicillin-binding protein 1C, translated to MRRWLARLRWPRWHNALVALLLVAAVPVACRWWPHDPLRASLPSSTAVYDARGQLLRLTLASDDRYRLWVPLEDISPALVDGVLLHEDRWFRWHPGVSAWGLARGAWVTYVRGGNPQGGSTLTMQLARLLWHLDTRSPRGKVVQVLRAVQLELQYSKHDILEAYLNAAPYGRNVEGAGAASLAYFGKPPARLSLPEALTLAVIPQEPARGLPGNANGVGVIDKALKASRDRLYERWVARHPADSASHALFDLPLRLRPLSRLPFEAPHFVEQVLAERRLDGNDEMRVTTTLDLGLQHSLERQVRRYITHASARGIRNAAAVLIDTRDMGVKAMVGSADYFDASILGQVNGTQAKRSPGSTLKPFIYALGFDQGVLHPETVLRDVPSAFGPYTPENFDGRFLGPVTATQALVRSRNIPAVQVASRLSSPSLYQFLRDAGISRMQTEQHYGLALVLGGGEVTMQELAGLYAMLANRGELRPLRTLATQPRTQGTRLLSEEASFMVMDMLRQNPRPDDVVAAQPSRLPVYWKTGTSWGFRDAWTAGAFGPYVLVVWIGNFDGAGNPAFVGVDAAAPLFFRIADALRAERPGMVEPIHRNPPNLRRVPICLASGDLPNAWCPQVGRTWFIPGKSPIRVSTVHRPVVIDNRSGKPACPPYDSATTHVQVYEYWPSDLARVFAQAGMPRRAPPPLPDCQGGGQPAGDAPQITSPLKGSTYQVRVARLGTEQIAFTATTDASVHTLYWFVDDAYVGNVAAGQPLMWKPERAGRVLVRVVDDRGASDARPLAIAPLP